GCTTGCAGCGCTCCTGCGGGCTGGTCACCAGCGCGGCGAGCGGCACCGTCCCGATCCGGGCACCGGCCCGGGCCGCCTGCTCGGTGCCGAGCTCGTCGAGCCGGACGCCGGGCGTACGGCCGGCCAGGACGCCGGACGCGTTCGCGGTGGTCCGGCCGTGCCGGACCAGCAGCAGTGTCGCCATGTCGGGGAGCCTAGCCACTAGCGTGGGAGGGTGATCGTCGACAGCGCTGTGTACCGGCACGGGGTCCGCCTCCCGGTGGACTGCCACCTCCACGACTACGCCGCGCTGCGGGCCGCGGCGAGCGCCGAGCACGACTTCGTCTGGGTCGGGCTCTACGAGCCGAGCCACATCGAGCTCGGGGAGATCGCCAAGGCCTTCGACCTGCACCCGCTGGCCGTCGAGGACGCGGTCGTCGCGCACCAGCGACCGAAGCTCGAGCGCTACGAGAACAACCTCTTCCTCGTCCTCAAGACGCTCTGGTACGTCGACGAGGACGACGCCGTCGAGACCGGCGAGATCAACGTGTTCATCGGCGACGACTTCGTGATCACCGTCCGGCACGGCCGCGGGTCGGCGCTCAGTGACGCCCGGCACGACCTCGAGAAGAAGCAGACCGTGCTCGACCACGGTCCGTCGGCGGTGATCTACGCCGTGTGCGACGCGGTCGTCGACGGCTACACCGCGGTCGTCGCCGAGTTGCAGACCGACGTCGACGAGGTCGAGGCCTCGGTCTTCTCCGACAAGCGCACCCAGGACGGCGACCGGATCTACGTGCTCAAGCGCGAGCTGTCCGAGGTACGCCGGGCGGTGCTCCCCCTGCGCGAGCCGATGCGCCGCTTCGCCACCGGCACCGTCGACCTGGTCGAGGCCGAGGCAGCGCCGTTCTTCCGCGACGTCAGCGACCACCTCGCGCAGGCCGCCGAGGAGATCGACACCCTCGACTCGCTGCTGTCGTCGGCCTTCGACGCCCACGTGTCCCGCATCGCCATGCAGCAGAACGACGACATGCGCAAGATCTCCGCAGGCGCCGCACTGGTCGTCGTACCGACCCTGATCGCCGGCGTCTACGGCATGAACTTCAGGCACATGCCCGAGCTGGACTGGACCTTCGGCTACCCGTTCGCCCTGCTGCTGATGGCCTCGACCATGGCCGGGCTGTGGATCTTCTTCAAGAAGGCTGGCTGGTTCTGAGCCCGATCTGAGGCCGGGTTTGTTGCGGTTTGGTCCCAAACCGCAACAAGTACAGCGCCCGGTCTGCGGTCTCTGCCCAATCGCGAACTGGTCAGACCACTCGCATCAGGCGGTCAGCGCGCCCGTTCCGAGCAGCACCAGCACCGCCGCTCCGAGCAGGACGCGGTAGATCACGAACGGCGTGTAGGACTTGGTGCTGACCCAGCGCAGGAGCCACGCGATGGCGGCGTACCCGACCACGAAGGAGATCACCGTGGCCACCGCGGTCGGCCCCCAGCCGTAGTCGGCCTCGCCGGCGTGGGCGACCCCGACGTTGCCGATCTCCTTGAGCTCGAAGACACCGGCGCCGACGACGGCGGGGATGGCGAGCAGGAAGGCGAAGCGGGTGGCGGCCTCGCGCTCGTAGCCGAGGAACCGGCCCATCGAGAGGGTGGCGCCGGAGCGGGAGACGCCGGGGACGAGGGCAAGTGCCTGCGCGCCGCCCATCAGGGCGGCGTCGCGCAGCGACATCTGCTTGATGACCTTCTCGTTGCGGCCGATCCGGTCGGCCAGGCCGAGCACGAGGCCGAGGACGATCAGGGTGCAGCCGATGATCCACAGGTTGCGGAAGTCGCGCTCGATGACGTCCTTGAGGAGGACGCCCAAGATCACGATCGGCAGGGAGCCGACGATGATGTACCAGCCCATCCGGGCGTCGAGGGCGCCGCGGTACTCCGGCTTGAACAACGACAGCAGCCAGGCCCGGGCGATGCGCCAGATGTCCTTGCGGAAGTAGACGAGCACGGCCAGCTCGGTGCCGATCTGGATGACGGCGGTGAACGCCGCGCCGGGGTCGCCCCAGCCGAACAGGTCGGGGAAGATCCGCAGGTGGGCGCTGCTGGAGATCGGGAGGAACTCGGTGAGTCCCTGGAGCACGCCGAGGAACACTGCCTGCAGGTAGTCCGCCACGACGGGTCATCCTAGGCAGTCCTTGGTGAGGTCCATCATCGGCGTGCCCGGCGCGTCGCGGTGGGCTCGCCGGATACGTTGTGCCCCATGCAGCAGCGGTACGTCGGCGCCAGCGGCCTCCAGGTGTCGCGCCTCGCCCTCGGCACGATGACGTGGGGCAAGGACACCGACGAGCACGAGGCGCGCGACCAGCTGGCCGCGTTCGTCGAGGCGGGCGGTACGACGATCGACACCGCCGCCGGCTACACCGACGGTCGCTCGGAGGCCCTGCTGGGGTCGCTGCTGGGCGACGTCGTGCGCCGCGACGAGGTGGTGCTGGCCACGAAGGCCGGCATCTGGCGTCGGGGCAAGGAGCGGGTCACCGACACCTCGCGCGGCGCGATGCTGCGCGGCCTCGACACGTCCCTCAAGCGGCTCGGCACCGACCACGTCGACCTGTGGCAGGTCCACATCTGGAGCGACGAGGTGCCGCTCGAGGAGACGCTGGGCGCACTGGACCTCGCGGTGTCGAGCGGGCGGGCGACGTACGTCGGCATCTCGAACTTCAACGGCTGGCAGACCGCCCGGGCGGTGACCCTGCAGGAGGCCGTGGCGGGGCGGGCGCGGATCGCGTCGACGCAGATGGAGTACTCCCTGGTCAACCGGCGCGTGGAGCGCGAGGTGCTGCCCGCCGTCGAGGCGCTCGGCCTGGGCCTGTTCCCGTGGTCGCCGCTGGGTCGCGGCGTGCTGACCGGCAAGTACCGCACCGGGACGCCGTCCGACTCGCGCGCCGCGTCGCCCGTCTTCGCGGGCTTCGTCGATGCCTACCTCGACGACCACAGCCGCGGCATCGTCGAGGCAGTGGCCCGCGCGGCCGACGGCCTCGGCTGGACCCCGCTCGAGGTCGCCCTGGTGTGGGTGCGCGACTCCCCCGGCGTCACCGCGCCGATCGTCGGCGCCCGGACCGCCGCCCAGCTCGCCGGAGCCCTCGGCTCGGAGGCGAAGACGCTGCCGCCCGAGATCCGGGCCGCCCTCGACGACGTCTCCGGAGGTGCTGCATGAACGTCTCCCTGATCCGTCCCGGCGTGATGCGCGGCCTGGGCCGCGGCGTGGAGTGGGAGTTCGAGCGGATCACCTTCGACCGGGAGTTCTCCCGCAACATGGTCGCGAAGCTGCTCGTCGAGCGTGCCGAGCACGGCGGCTGGGAGCTCGACCGCGTGCAGATCGGCCCGGACGGCCGGCGCCGCGTGGTGCTGCGGCGCAAGATCATCCGGGCCGTCCGCACGGCCTGACCCCCGGCGGGTCAGCGGATCTGCTGCAGGAAGCCCGCCACGTGGGTGCGCAGGTCCGCCGAGAGTCGCGACAGCTCGAGCGAGGCCCCGGTCATCTCGCTCGCCCCCGTGCTGGTGGCGATGGTCGCCTCCTCGATCGCGGTCACGTCCTCGTTGACCCCGGAGACGGCACCGGCGGCCTCGGAGGTGGTCCGGCTGAGCTCGGCGGCCGCGTGCCGCTGCTCACCGACCGCACCGGCGATCGTGGCGACGTTGTCCCCCATCCCGCGCACGGCGGCCCCGATCGTCTCGATCGCGGTCACCGCGGCGTCGGCCGCTGCCTGGATCGCGTGCACCTGCTGCTCGATCAGGCTGGTCGCGTCGGCGGTCTCGGACGCGAGCGTCTTCACCTCGGAGGCGACCACCGCGAAGCCCTTCCCGTACTCGCCGGCACGGGCCGCCTCGATGGTCGCGTTGAGGGCGAGCAGCCGGGTCTGGCTGGCGACCTGGCTGATCACGCCGACCACGTCACCGATCTCCTGCGACGCCGTCGACAGGCTCTGCACGGTCGTCATGACCTGCTCGGTCTCCTCGACGGCCCGCACGCCGGCGACGTTGGACTGGCTGGCCTGCTCCTCGATCGCGCGCACGGTGCTCACGAGCTGCTCGACGGCGGCCGCCGCGACCGTGACGGCGTCGGCGGCGGTGTGGGAGTTCTCCGAGACCTGGGCCGCGCGGACCGCCGTACCCTCGGCGTTGGCAGCCAGCGTGCGCGAGGACGCCTCCATCTCCGCCGCGGCCGCAGCGACCTGGTCGGAGAGCCCGAGCACGGCCTCCTCGAAGCCGTCGGCGAGCTCGAGGCGCTGGCGCTCCTGGTCGGCGAGCCGCTCGTCGGCCTCGACCATCGCCCCGATCGCGGTGTTGATGGTGACGGCGCCGGCCCGGAACGAGCCGAGCATGCCGCGGACCAGGAACCGGCGGTAGAACCTGCCCTCCGCGGCGAACTCCAACGATGCCGACGACTCTCGGACGTAGGCGTCGGTGCGGTCGAGCAGGTCGTTGACCGCGGCCCGGGCTGCCCTCAGGTCGGGGTCGTCGCCGAGGGCGGGCACCCGTGGCTCGAGGTCGCCGGCGGCGGCCGAACGGCAGACCGCGGTCACCTCCACCAGGGCGGCGCGGCAGCGCTCGAGCTCGTCGCGGAGCGCGTCGACCTCCGTCGTAGCGGCGGTCCCGGTGGTCCCGGGGGTCTCGGGGGCGAGGACGGCGCTCATGCGGCCGCCCCCGTCACGGTCGCGTTGTTGAGGGACCAGACGTACTCGTCGTACGACGCGCCCGCCTCGGCGAGCTCCTGCTCGAGGAGCCGGCAGCCGGCCTCGACCGCCTCGCGGGCGTTGGCGTGACGCCGTTCCTCGGTCGCCAGGCGCTGGTAGAGCGCGGTCACGGCGGCGAGCGCGGTGGCGTCCGCCGTACGCCGGTTCGAGTGGTAGCCGACGATGGAGCCGGTCGCGTCGAAGGTCGGGGTCACGTGGGCGAGCACCCAGTAGTGGCTGCCGTCAGCACTGAGGTTCACCACGTAGGCAAAGATCTCCTGCCCGGCTGCGATCCGGTCCCACAGCAGCCAGAACACGCTGCGCGGCATGTCCGGGTGCCGGATGACGTTGTGCGGCTTGCCGATCAGCTCGGCCTCCGGGTACCCGCTGATC
This genomic interval from Nocardioides kongjuensis contains the following:
- a CDS encoding PAS domain-containing protein, with protein sequence MARTAIAPTGVEKTFHPDQIIVSKTDRQGRLTYVNDLFVEISGYPEAELIGKPHNVIRHPDMPRSVFWLLWDRIAAGQEIFAYVVNLSADGSHYWVLAHVTPTFDATGSIVGYHSNRRTADATALAAVTALYQRLATEERRHANAREAVEAGCRLLEQELAEAGASYDEYVWSLNNATVTGAAA
- a CDS encoding undecaprenyl-diphosphate phosphatase, yielding MADYLQAVFLGVLQGLTEFLPISSSAHLRIFPDLFGWGDPGAAFTAVIQIGTELAVLVYFRKDIWRIARAWLLSLFKPEYRGALDARMGWYIIVGSLPIVILGVLLKDVIERDFRNLWIIGCTLIVLGLVLGLADRIGRNEKVIKQMSLRDAALMGGAQALALVPGVSRSGATLSMGRFLGYEREAATRFAFLLAIPAVVGAGVFELKEIGNVGVAHAGEADYGWGPTAVATVISFVVGYAAIAWLLRWVSTKSYTPFVIYRVLLGAAVLVLLGTGALTA
- the corA gene encoding magnesium/cobalt transporter CorA; the encoded protein is MIVDSAVYRHGVRLPVDCHLHDYAALRAAASAEHDFVWVGLYEPSHIELGEIAKAFDLHPLAVEDAVVAHQRPKLERYENNLFLVLKTLWYVDEDDAVETGEINVFIGDDFVITVRHGRGSALSDARHDLEKKQTVLDHGPSAVIYAVCDAVVDGYTAVVAELQTDVDEVEASVFSDKRTQDGDRIYVLKRELSEVRRAVLPLREPMRRFATGTVDLVEAEAAPFFRDVSDHLAQAAEEIDTLDSLLSSAFDAHVSRIAMQQNDDMRKISAGAALVVVPTLIAGVYGMNFRHMPELDWTFGYPFALLLMASTMAGLWIFFKKAGWF
- a CDS encoding DUF5703 family protein, with translation MNVSLIRPGVMRGLGRGVEWEFERITFDREFSRNMVAKLLVERAEHGGWELDRVQIGPDGRRRVVLRRKIIRAVRTA
- a CDS encoding aldo/keto reductase, translating into MQQRYVGASGLQVSRLALGTMTWGKDTDEHEARDQLAAFVEAGGTTIDTAAGYTDGRSEALLGSLLGDVVRRDEVVLATKAGIWRRGKERVTDTSRGAMLRGLDTSLKRLGTDHVDLWQVHIWSDEVPLEETLGALDLAVSSGRATYVGISNFNGWQTARAVTLQEAVAGRARIASTQMEYSLVNRRVEREVLPAVEALGLGLFPWSPLGRGVLTGKYRTGTPSDSRAASPVFAGFVDAYLDDHSRGIVEAVARAADGLGWTPLEVALVWVRDSPGVTAPIVGARTAAQLAGALGSEAKTLPPEIRAALDDVSGGAA
- a CDS encoding methyl-accepting chemotaxis protein, which produces MSAVLAPETPGTTGTAATTEVDALRDELERCRAALVEVTAVCRSAAAGDLEPRVPALGDDPDLRAARAAVNDLLDRTDAYVRESSASLEFAAEGRFYRRFLVRGMLGSFRAGAVTINTAIGAMVEADERLADQERQRLELADGFEEAVLGLSDQVAAAAAEMEASSRTLAANAEGTAVRAAQVSENSHTAADAVTVAAAAVEQLVSTVRAIEEQASQSNVAGVRAVEETEQVMTTVQSLSTASQEIGDVVGVISQVASQTRLLALNATIEAARAGEYGKGFAVVASEVKTLASETADATSLIEQQVHAIQAAADAAVTAIETIGAAVRGMGDNVATIAGAVGEQRHAAAELSRTTSEAAGAVSGVNEDVTAIEEATIATSTGASEMTGASLELSRLSADLRTHVAGFLQQIR